Proteins from one Leisingera sp. S132 genomic window:
- a CDS encoding ATPase, T2SS/T4P/T4SS family: MTEAASPTSYLERYLDPFRNLLRRDDVVEIAINPDGKVWLEVAGDATMRHEGQIVERTTAFNMAQTIVGDAKARVSEKNPLVSGKVEYAGRPLRVQVAVPPAIDRGASITIRLFASGSVRDYAPAYLFGKAVSLDALRAEKMKNIASLAEENLEAALQTLVEARLNVLISGGTSTGKTTFARHLLTYVGEHERLITIEDAFELFPGQPNTVALLADRGSGSQRSANALLQASLRMRPDRIIVGELRGAEALTYLEAINTGHGGSVSTIHAETAELAIDRLAIMVLQAGTPLTFAEVREYIRKSIDVIIQLGRAEGKRGITEFYLPG, from the coding sequence TTGACCGAGGCGGCATCACCAACCTCCTATCTCGAGCGCTATCTCGATCCATTCCGCAACCTCTTGCGGCGCGACGACGTGGTGGAGATCGCGATCAATCCGGACGGCAAAGTCTGGCTCGAAGTGGCAGGTGACGCCACCATGCGCCACGAGGGCCAGATCGTGGAGCGGACCACCGCCTTCAACATGGCCCAGACCATCGTCGGCGACGCCAAGGCCCGCGTCTCTGAAAAGAACCCCCTCGTCTCGGGTAAGGTGGAGTACGCGGGCCGCCCCCTCCGGGTCCAGGTCGCCGTGCCGCCCGCTATCGATCGCGGTGCTTCGATCACCATCCGCCTCTTCGCGTCGGGCAGCGTCCGGGACTACGCCCCCGCCTATCTCTTCGGCAAGGCCGTCTCGCTCGACGCCCTCCGCGCGGAGAAGATGAAGAACATCGCCAGTCTGGCGGAGGAGAACCTTGAGGCCGCGCTGCAGACTCTGGTCGAGGCGCGGCTCAACGTCCTTATCAGCGGCGGCACCTCGACCGGCAAGACCACTTTCGCCCGCCACCTTCTGACCTATGTGGGCGAGCACGAACGGCTGATCACCATCGAAGACGCTTTTGAGCTCTTCCCCGGCCAGCCGAACACAGTCGCCCTTCTGGCCGATCGCGGTTCCGGCTCGCAACGCAGCGCCAACGCCCTCCTCCAAGCCTCCCTCCGCATGCGCCCCGACCGGATCATCGTCGGCGAGCTGCGCGGCGCCGAGGCCCTGACATATCTCGAAGCGATCAACACCGGCCATGGCGGGTCCGTCTCCACGATCCACGCGGAGACCGCAGAACTCGCCATCGATCGGCTGGCGATCATGGTGCTGCAGGCTGGCACACCGCTGACCTTCGCCGAGGTGCGGGAGTACATCCGAAAGTCTATCGATGTAATTATTCAGTTGGGGCGGGCCGAAGGGAAGCGGGGGATTACGGAGTTCTATCTGCCGGGCTGA
- a CDS encoding LysR family transcriptional regulator: MNFRQVEILLAVSDTGSTAAASRVLNTSQPSVSLAIARCEEVFGQKLFIRIPGRGMELTPFGRHKIAQLRELEKQARWVLSGGEGTPEFLNLGVFSTLGPRYAPQLVRRFLETHPDSEVRILEGDLQTLFDWLSEGRIDMALLYDFGIPSDFVITPLMPAEPYTLLPQGHRLAQQPNVNAEDLAQEPVILMNLPHSRSYFLSLLQSTKGSVQVAHETSSIEMLRSMVANGFGVGLLATDLQDAPCYDGSPLIRVPLSGNPPLHQIALAHRGAALKRPIIQAFTAFAEAFFNQRS; this comes from the coding sequence TTGAATTTCCGCCAGGTCGAAATCCTGCTGGCTGTCTCGGACACTGGTAGCACCGCCGCCGCAAGCCGCGTCCTGAACACCTCGCAGCCCTCGGTTTCGCTGGCCATCGCCCGCTGTGAGGAGGTGTTCGGACAGAAGCTCTTTATCCGCATTCCCGGCCGCGGGATGGAGCTGACCCCGTTCGGGCGGCACAAGATTGCCCAGCTGCGCGAACTTGAGAAGCAGGCGCGATGGGTACTGAGCGGCGGCGAAGGAACACCGGAGTTCCTAAACCTCGGGGTGTTTTCTACCCTCGGCCCGCGCTATGCGCCGCAGTTGGTACGCCGCTTCCTGGAAACCCACCCCGACTCCGAAGTCCGCATCCTTGAAGGTGACCTGCAAACGCTGTTCGACTGGCTCAGCGAAGGCCGGATTGACATGGCGCTGCTTTATGACTTCGGCATTCCGTCTGACTTTGTCATCACACCTCTGATGCCGGCGGAGCCCTATACCCTACTGCCCCAGGGACACAGGCTGGCACAGCAGCCCAATGTCAACGCCGAAGACCTGGCGCAGGAACCAGTCATCCTGATGAATCTGCCCCACAGCCGCAGTTATTTTCTGTCCCTTCTGCAAAGCACCAAGGGTTCAGTGCAGGTGGCCCACGAAACCAGCTCAATCGAAATGCTGCGGTCAATGGTTGCCAACGGGTTCGGCGTTGGTCTGCTGGCCACCGATCTGCAGGATGCCCCCTGTTATGATGGTAGCCCATTGATCCGGGTCCCCCTTTCCGGCAATCCACCCCTTCATCAGATTGCTCTTGCCCATCGTGGAGCAGCTCTAAAGCGGCCAATTATCCAGGCTTTCACCGCCTTTGCAGAAGCTTTTTTCAATCAGCGCTCCTGA
- a CDS encoding CaiB/BaiF CoA-transferase family protein: MFKDDKTAGRRPLEGVRVLDFSRVLAGPYCTALMADLGAEVIKVEPPAGDDYRHIGPFKDGESLLFQSVNRGKKSIVLDLKSEDGAAAARALAAECDVLIENFRPGVMERFGLGAEELCAVCPQLVYVSVSGFGQTGPNRMLPAYDIIIQAMSGLMDMTGAEDGPPMMAGDAFADVAGGMFAAFGAMVALFDRERSGRGRHVDLALYDSLVSMMPVAACRALMAGETPKRTGSKHALSAPFGTYPAKDGSFSVAVLNDRLFARFAEAIGAPDLAEDERFASDVLRRQNESALARHIEDWAAARCAQDAVTVLTEAGIPAAALSTVSEAWASPQAQARGLASPVKHPILGEFSVPEQPVHFSGAARGHRQAAPELGAHTQEILQKLQEGEAE; the protein is encoded by the coding sequence ATGTTCAAAGATGACAAAACGGCAGGCCGCAGGCCGCTCGAAGGAGTTCGGGTGTTGGACTTCTCCCGCGTTCTGGCCGGGCCTTACTGCACGGCGCTGATGGCTGATCTGGGCGCGGAAGTAATCAAGGTTGAGCCCCCTGCAGGCGACGACTACCGCCATATCGGCCCCTTCAAGGACGGCGAAAGCCTGCTGTTCCAATCGGTGAACCGCGGCAAGAAATCCATCGTTCTGGATCTGAAATCCGAGGACGGCGCGGCAGCGGCGCGGGCGCTGGCGGCGGAGTGCGACGTGCTGATCGAAAACTTCCGTCCCGGCGTGATGGAGCGGTTCGGACTGGGTGCAGAAGAGCTGTGCGCGGTGTGTCCGCAACTGGTCTATGTGTCTGTGTCCGGGTTCGGCCAGACAGGCCCGAACCGGATGCTGCCGGCCTATGACATCATCATCCAGGCGATGAGCGGGCTGATGGATATGACCGGCGCCGAGGACGGCCCGCCGATGATGGCCGGAGATGCCTTTGCTGACGTTGCAGGCGGCATGTTTGCTGCATTTGGGGCGATGGTGGCACTGTTTGACCGGGAACGCAGCGGCAGGGGGCGGCATGTTGATCTGGCGCTTTATGACTCGCTGGTGTCGATGATGCCGGTGGCGGCCTGCCGGGCGCTGATGGCGGGTGAGACGCCAAAGCGGACGGGCAGTAAACATGCGCTATCAGCGCCATTTGGCACCTATCCGGCTAAAGATGGCAGTTTTTCCGTAGCGGTACTGAACGACCGGCTGTTTGCCCGTTTCGCAGAAGCCATTGGCGCGCCGGATCTGGCGGAGGACGAGCGTTTTGCCAGTGATGTGTTGCGGCGACAGAATGAATCGGCCCTGGCCCGGCATATCGAAGATTGGGCCGCCGCGCGCTGCGCGCAGGATGCGGTGACGGTCCTGACAGAGGCGGGCATTCCAGCCGCGGCCCTGAGTACAGTGTCTGAAGCCTGGGCCTCGCCTCAGGCGCAGGCGCGCGGGCTGGCATCCCCGGTGAAACATCCCATTCTCGGTGAATTTTCTGTGCCGGAACAGCCCGTCCATTTCAGTGGAGCGGCAAGAGGTCACCGGCAGGCGGCCCCGGAACTGGGAGCGCACACACAGGAAATTCTGCAAAAATTACAGGAAGGAGAGGCCGAATGA
- a CDS encoding acyl-CoA dehydrogenase family protein translates to MTGDLNSEEQAVISQIERFSSEVLAPAAADIDAKGKFATLHRPALAEMGIMGMNLPETYGGIGLSGPALYGAVESIAGACGSTASMLTAHFLATDSLLLGGDEALKQRFLPAAAAGEALGAFALTEPMAGSNPADMRSTAAREGDGYRLKGSKCFISNAGDADFIVVYAKTDSAAGARGVSAFVVEPAKTAGVEIGKHEETMGLRGGHVFPISFDCHVPAENRLGEEGTGFRTAMKVLDNGRIEVAAQATGIARAALDAAVSYAKEREVGGRPIGHYQGLQWMLADSATELAAARALGLQAARKRGTGERYSSESAFAKLFASEAAWRIADRALQIHGGYGYTRDFPVERYLRDLRIFRIYEGSSEIQRTIIAREMLS, encoded by the coding sequence ATGACCGGCGACCTGAACAGCGAAGAGCAGGCTGTCATCAGCCAGATTGAACGGTTTTCCAGCGAGGTGCTGGCACCGGCCGCCGCCGACATCGATGCCAAAGGGAAGTTTGCAACCCTGCACCGCCCGGCACTGGCAGAAATGGGCATCATGGGCATGAACTTGCCCGAAACCTATGGCGGCATCGGTCTGTCCGGGCCAGCTCTGTACGGTGCAGTGGAGTCTATCGCAGGCGCCTGTGGCTCCACCGCTTCGATGCTGACGGCGCACTTCCTGGCGACGGATTCGCTGCTCCTGGGCGGGGATGAGGCGCTCAAACAGCGCTTCCTCCCGGCCGCCGCAGCGGGTGAGGCACTTGGCGCCTTCGCGCTGACTGAGCCGATGGCGGGTTCCAACCCTGCTGATATGCGCAGTACCGCCGCCCGCGAAGGCGACGGCTACCGGTTGAAGGGTTCCAAATGCTTCATCTCCAATGCGGGTGATGCAGATTTTATCGTGGTCTATGCCAAGACCGACAGCGCAGCCGGCGCCCGCGGGGTCAGCGCCTTTGTGGTGGAACCGGCCAAAACCGCTGGGGTGGAGATCGGCAAACATGAGGAGACCATGGGGCTGCGCGGCGGCCACGTGTTTCCGATCTCGTTTGATTGCCATGTGCCCGCGGAAAACCGGCTGGGCGAGGAGGGTACCGGTTTCCGAACCGCGATGAAGGTGCTGGATAACGGCCGTATCGAAGTGGCCGCGCAAGCCACTGGCATTGCGCGCGCCGCACTGGATGCGGCTGTGTCCTATGCCAAGGAACGTGAGGTCGGCGGACGGCCGATCGGCCATTACCAGGGGCTGCAGTGGATGCTGGCCGACAGTGCCACCGAACTGGCCGCGGCGCGGGCATTGGGGCTGCAAGCCGCCCGCAAGCGGGGCACTGGTGAGCGTTATTCGTCGGAGTCTGCATTCGCCAAGCTTTTTGCCAGTGAGGCTGCGTGGCGTATTGCGGACCGGGCGCTGCAGATCCACGGCGGCTATGGCTATACCCGTGATTTTCCGGTGGAACGCTACTTGCGCGACTTACGGATATTCCGGATCTATGAAGGATCATCGGAAATCCAGCGAACCATCATCGCGCGCGAAATGCTGAGTTAG
- a CDS encoding helix-turn-helix domain-containing protein has translation MLEDQMKDATEDDAAAHVCPVETVIEIIGGKWKCQIIHFLLGGTRRFGEIRRQIPDVSQRVLTRKLRELEAHGIVVRKVYAEVPPRTEYSLTPAGQSLEPVMQELDRWAQANLGSSGGVV, from the coding sequence ATGCTTGAAGACCAGATGAAGGATGCAACAGAGGATGATGCGGCGGCGCATGTATGCCCGGTCGAAACCGTCATCGAGATCATCGGCGGGAAGTGGAAGTGCCAGATCATTCACTTCCTGCTTGGCGGCACCCGGCGGTTCGGTGAAATCCGCCGTCAAATCCCCGACGTGTCTCAGCGGGTTCTGACCCGCAAATTACGGGAACTGGAAGCGCATGGAATCGTCGTCCGTAAAGTTTATGCAGAGGTTCCGCCCCGCACGGAGTATTCCCTTACGCCGGCCGGGCAGTCTCTTGAGCCCGTAATGCAGGAGCTAGACCGTTGGGCCCAGGCAAATCTGGGCAGTTCCGGTGGCGTAGTTTAG
- a CDS encoding glutathione S-transferase family protein, whose translation MKLYYAPGTCALAPHIALEWTGKPYEAERVELGSEEYLKINPLGMVPALKDDGFRIMTQADAILKYIEAKYPEAGLGVAKDPLSQFGLDEALAFLTGDFHPAFWPFFVPDRYTVNGSTGAQDEVRQAAFARIDRVMSHLGTLLDGGPHVAGSKRTIADPYAFAMVRWTAHTPKPWQDYPPVKRFMETMLEDRGVQAAMKAQGLS comes from the coding sequence ATGAAACTCTACTACGCACCCGGCACCTGTGCCTTGGCTCCGCATATCGCCCTGGAATGGACGGGCAAGCCTTACGAAGCAGAGCGGGTTGAACTCGGGTCCGAGGAATACCTCAAGATCAATCCTCTGGGCATGGTCCCAGCGCTTAAGGATGATGGATTCCGTATCATGACGCAGGCAGATGCGATCCTGAAGTATATCGAGGCCAAATACCCGGAAGCCGGCCTGGGCGTCGCCAAAGATCCGCTCAGCCAATTCGGACTGGATGAGGCGCTGGCTTTTCTGACAGGCGATTTCCATCCCGCGTTCTGGCCCTTCTTTGTGCCGGACCGGTACACGGTTAACGGTTCCACGGGTGCGCAGGATGAAGTGCGGCAAGCGGCATTCGCCAGGATTGATCGGGTAATGAGCCATCTCGGCACACTTCTGGACGGTGGCCCGCATGTTGCAGGCAGCAAGCGCACGATTGCCGACCCCTACGCCTTTGCGATGGTGCGCTGGACGGCACACACGCCGAAACCCTGGCAGGACTACCCGCCGGTGAAACGCTTCATGGAAACCATGCTGGAAGACCGCGGCGTGCAGGCGGCGATGAAGGCGCAGGGATTGAGCTGA